A region of Maribacter algicola DNA encodes the following proteins:
- a CDS encoding beta-ketoacyl synthase N-terminal-like domain-containing protein: MELPTDKISITAIASISPLGVTLEEIWENYQNTDHCLTLQEIDKESVWTGRLSQNLQQKITDLKESDSKYQHLDHSVLYALFTARNAVHRAGWKSLERSDKNFGINIGSSRGATGLFEHFHEDYLKHNRTPSLTSPTTTLGNISSWVAHDLGTDGPEFSHSITCSTALHALLNGVAWIRSGMADKFLVGGSEAPLTPFTISQMKALKIYASSVDSENSFVAERSRSYPCRALDLDKKRNTMVLGEGASVACLEKGIPHGALAVIEGIGYATELLEHNVSISADARCFQKSMAMALENTPKEEVDVIVMHAPGTLKGDISECNAIKKIFYNDLPFLTTNKWKIGHTFGASGMLNIEMAILMLRYQKAIQVPFYKNTAEPKNIKKVLVNAVGFGGNAVSVLLAKV; encoded by the coding sequence ATGGAATTGCCAACCGACAAAATATCCATTACCGCAATAGCCTCTATCTCTCCGTTGGGTGTGACTTTGGAGGAAATCTGGGAGAATTATCAAAACACTGATCATTGTTTAACGCTCCAAGAGATAGATAAAGAATCTGTATGGACAGGTAGGTTAAGCCAAAATCTTCAACAGAAAATAACGGATTTAAAGGAATCTGATTCTAAATACCAACATTTGGACCATAGTGTCCTATATGCTTTGTTCACGGCAAGGAATGCCGTTCACAGGGCGGGTTGGAAGTCATTGGAAAGGAGCGATAAAAATTTCGGTATCAACATTGGATCTTCTAGGGGAGCCACCGGTCTCTTCGAGCACTTCCATGAAGACTATTTAAAGCATAATAGAACACCTTCCCTTACTTCGCCCACCACCACTTTGGGGAATATATCCTCTTGGGTGGCCCATGACCTAGGTACTGACGGACCCGAGTTTTCACATTCCATTACCTGTTCCACTGCTTTACATGCCTTGTTAAATGGTGTTGCTTGGATTCGAAGTGGTATGGCCGATAAGTTTTTGGTAGGAGGTAGTGAAGCTCCTTTGACACCCTTCACCATCTCACAGATGAAAGCTTTGAAAATTTATGCGTCTTCGGTCGATTCTGAAAATTCCTTCGTAGCTGAGCGTAGTCGAAGTTATCCTTGTAGGGCGCTCGATTTGGACAAAAAAAGGAATACCATGGTATTGGGAGAAGGAGCCTCCGTGGCCTGTTTGGAAAAGGGTATTCCACATGGGGCTTTGGCGGTTATCGAAGGAATTGGCTATGCAACGGAGCTTTTGGAACACAACGTATCCATTTCTGCCGATGCACGGTGTTTTCAAAAATCCATGGCTATGGCCTTGGAAAATACTCCCAAAGAAGAGGTCGATGTCATAGTAATGCATGCCCCGGGAACCCTAAAAGGGGATATTTCTGAATGTAACGCGATTAAAAAGATATTTTATAACGATCTTCCTTTTCTAACTACCAATAAATGGAAAATAGGACACACTTTTGGGGCTTCGGGAATGTTGAATATTGAGATGGCCATTTTAATGTTGAGGTATCAAAAGGCTATTCAAGTTCCTTTTTA